The sequence below is a genomic window from Streptomyces sp. V1I1.
CGGCAGCCGGGGCGTGGGGGTACGCAGTACCCCCAGCATTCAAGGGCGGGCGGGTGGGACAACCAGGCCCGCACCCCGCACCCCGCACCCCGAACCCCCGCCACGCGGCGCACCACACCGCAGCCAGGACGTGAACCGCGGGCCCGCTCAGCCCCCCGCAGGCGCCACCAGCAGCACCTTGCCGACGTTCGCCCCGGCCTCCAGCACCCGATGCCCCTCCCCCGCATCCGCCATCCCCAGCTTCCGGTCCACGACCGCCCGCACCCGGCCCCCCGCGATCAGCGGCCACACATGCTCCCGCACCGCCGCCACGATCGCCGCCTTCTCGCCCAGCGGCCGCGCCCGCAGCGACGTCGCCGTCACCGCCGCCCGCTTCCCCAGCAGCGCCGCCAGGTTCAGCTCACCCTTGACGCCACCCTGCAGCCCGATCACGGCCAGCCGGCCGTTGACCGCCAGCGCCTGCACATTCCGGTCCAGATACTTCGCGCCGACGATGTCGAGGATGACGTCCGCCCCCGCCCCCTCCGTCGCCTTCCGCAGCTCCTCCACGAAGTCCTGCTCGCGGTAGTCGATCAGGATGTCCGCGCCCAGCTCCGCGCACCGCGCCAGCTTCTCGGGCCCGCCCGCCGTCACGGCCACCCGCGCACCCACCGCCTTGGCGAGCTGGATCGCCATCGTGCCGATCCCGCTCGCGCCCCCGTGCACCAGCAACGTTTCACCCGGCCGGAGGTGCGCGATCATGAACACGTTCGACCACACCGTCGCGGTCACCTCCGGCAGCGCCGCCGCCGTGACCAGGTCCATCCCCTCCGGCACCGGCAGCAGCTGCCCCGCCGGAACGGCGACCTTCTCCGCGTAACCGCCGCCCGCCAGCAGCGCGCACACCTCGTCGCCCACGGCCCACCCGGAGACACCCTGCCCCAGGGCGGCGATGCGCCCCGAGCATTCAAGGCCGGGGTACGGCGACGCCCCGGGCGGCGGGTCGTAGAAACCCTGCCGCTGCAGCAGATCGGCGCGGTTGACGGCGCTCGCCACGACCTCGACGAGGACCTCCCCCTCGCCGGGTACGGGATCGGGCACCTCGGCCCACACAAGCGCCTCGGAGCCGCCAGGTTCGGGAATCGTGATCGCATACATGGCCGCGAGGCTACTCCGGAGCGGCCTATTCAGGGCGGTTGAGGGCTGCGCCTTCCTCGGCGCGCACGATGGTGATGAGGCGGTCCGTCAACTGCAATGGACTGGCCGCAGGATCGTCGTATCCGAGCAGCCGGTGCCCCCGCAGCACGCTCACCACCAGGTCATCCGTCTCCCGCACGCTCCGCCCCACCTCGGCCTTTATCACCGGCCGCTCAATGAGGTCGAGCCCGCTGCCCTGCTGGATCAGGTCCTCCATCACCGTCCCCGCACTGGGGCTGAGCACGGACAGACCCAGCAGCCGCCCGGCCGCACTGGAGCTGGTGATCACCGCGTCGGCGCCGGACTGCCGCAGCAGCGGCGCGTTCTCCTCCTCGCGCACCGCGGCGACGATTTTCGCTCCACTGTTGAGCTGCCGCGCGGTCAGCGTGACCAGCACCGCCGTGTCGTCGCGCTGCGTCGCGATGACGATCTGGCGCGCTCTTTGCACCTCGGCGCGGAGCAGCACATCACTACGGGTCGCATCACCGACCACCCCCACAAAGCCGTCGGCGTTCGCGGCCTCGATCATCTTGCTGCTGGGGTCGACGACAACTATCTGCGCTTTCTTCAGGCCCGTGGCGGTCAGCGTCTGGACCGCAGACCGACCCTTGGTGCCGAAGCCGACGATGACGGTGTGATCACGCAAGCGAAGCCTCCAACGGTTTTCCAAAAGTAGCCTAAGAGCATGAGCGACGATCTCGTGAAGCGGGCACGCTGGGGCAATCTTGAAGGCCAGAACTGGGCCGGTCTCGTCCGGCTTTCCTTCGAGCCTGACGACGCCCCCGGTACCGATGGGAACGACGGTACCGACACCACAGAGGCTAAGAAGGGATTCCGCCCCTTAACCGGGGCGCGACATCAGGAACCGGGACGAGCAGGAGAAGGACAGCCGCAAGTTCGTCGAGCAGCGCGGCGGGCGGTACGTCTACACCTACGAGGAGCCGGACACCAGCGCCTGGAAGCGCAAGCGGGTCCGTCTGCCAAACGGTGAGATCGGCTATCGCGTCATCCACCCTCTCTTCGAAGGCGCGTTGGACGATCTAAAGCGCGGCGTGACCCCGAACGGCGAGCGCGTTGACGGCCTGATCGTCTACGACATCGACCGGCTCGCCCGTGACAACCGGCACCTTGAGGACGCGATCGAGGTCGTCCAGAACTTCGGCCGCCCGATCATCGACATCACGGGTTCTCTCGACCTCCTCGCCGACAAGGGCCGTACGGTCGCGCGCATCGTGACCGCGACCAACAACAAGCAGTCGGCCGACACTGCGCGACGGGTCGCGCGTAAGCACCAGGCTCTACAACAGGCTGGAATCCCCACCGGTGGGCGGAGGCCCTTCGGATGGAAAGAGGACAAGCGAACGCTGGACCCGTACGAGTCCAAGTGGCTTCGGCAGATGGTGCATTGGCTACTGGCTGGGAAGCCGATCTCAGCCGTCATCCATGCACTGAAGAAGGCCGGAGTATCCACGGCCTCCGGGCACGAGTGGTCACGCGAGGCGATAAAGGTCGTCATGCGCAATCCACGCATGTGCGGCTACCGATCGCGCCAGGTCATCGATGTTGACCCGGTAACAGGCATGGAGAACAAGCGGCTTGAGATCGTCCTGGACGACAAGGGGAAGCCCGTCATGGGGCAGTGGAAGCCCGTGACCTCCGTGGACGAATGGGAGGCCGTGATCGAACTGCTCGGCTCGAATCCCGCTCCTGGATCTGCGCCACAACACTCGCAAGTACCTGTTGCGCGGCACGCTCCGCTGCGACCGCGACGGGTGCGGAGCCCACTTGCGGGTGACCAAGGCTCCAAAGAGCCGCAACAAGCCAGAGGGGTACTTCTACTACACGTGCCCGAGCCGCGGCAGTGTCCCAGCCGGGTGCGGCGGAACGAAGATCGCGAGTCCGGAGACGGACAAGGCAGTTTCCATGATGGTGATCGCCAAGCACCAAGGGAGGCCGCCCAGCGGAAGGCCACACCGGAGCCCGCGCAGTGGGACAAGGAAGGGGAGTTGGCGCGGGTCAACGAAGACATTGAGGACTTGAAGCAGGCTCGCAAGTCCCGGGTCATCACGGCAGAGACCTACTTCTCCCAGCTTGCCGAGCATGGGGCTGAGAAGCGTCGCCTTGCGTCGGAGCGAAACAGGGCCCTGCGGAACAAGCACACGTCCAAGAGCCGTCCCGTGAACCTTGCCGAGGAATGGGAAGACTTCACCCTCACCGAGCAGCGCGCCTACGTCGAGGACCTGCTGATTGCCGTACTTGTCTCACCCGCAGTCGGACGCGGACGCCCCGTGCGGGACCGTTTGGCTCCGATCTGGCGTCCGAAGGGCGATCTAGGTCAGGAAGGCGACGGGGTGCCGTCGGACTCCGCGTGACGTCCGGGAGACGGCAAGCAGGATGAGGGGCGACGGGTATGCCGAGGATCGCATTTACCCGTCGCCAGTCGGTATCCGACCACGCAGGAGCGTTCCGCGCCTGCTCCCGGGCCCATGCCCAGTCGTCCTCACCTTCAAGACGTAGTCCCACTGGACCACCGCCCCTCGGGGCTTCCCAGCTCACTGCGGCTGATCTCCCGGTTACGGGCAAGGTCTTCAGCGATCCCCGCAGCGATGCGGGCAGCGCCTGCGGTGTGCCCGGAACCGATGTAGCGCCAGTTGGCAGTGGTGGCACTGCCGAGAATGTCGAGCGTTCCGCCCTGCCTCTGGTGCTCCGCTCGGTCGGCACGAAGCACGCCGTACGTCGTGGATTAGGCGCGGGATTTGGTGAGGATGTGGCCTCGGTATCCGAGGGTGTGGGCCCAGGCCCGGAGCCGCAGGGGGCGCGAATTCCGGCAGCCCGCCGAGGCGCCAGCAGGCGTGCGTGAGGGATCGCAGGTGTGAGGAGACCGGAGAGGTCTCGATGTCGTCGGCGGAGGTCAGTCGGTAGTCGGTGCCGGTGGCTGTGTCGGCCGCTCCTTTGGTGACGTACTTGGCCACGTAGGCGGCGACCGCGTCATCGGCGAGCCCGTCGCCGTCGTCGAACGCTCGCAGCGGCCGGGCGTCGAACTGGGCACCCCATCGCAGGGCATGTTCGCCGGTGGCCGGGCTGTAGGGGGTGTGGACGGTGACGGCGCGTGCGGCTGTGCGTACGGCGGTGGTGAGCGCGTCGGTGGTTGCCCAGGGTGGTGGGGGGTCGTGGTAGTGACGGCGCAAGGCTCCGTCTCACGATCCTGTGGCACTTCCTCAATGCTCCGAACCGTCGGCCGGCTACCCCGTGCAGGCTACGCGTTCCGTGCGTCGGCGAGCTTGTCCAGTTCGCGCATCGCCTCGGCGTGAGCGCTCATCCGGCTACTCACACTGCCGCTCGTGAAGAGCGCCACACCAGCGACCGACACCGGCACGGACAGCCCGAGCACAGCAAGGGCTTCGGGCCAGTCGCGTTCGTTCTGACACCAATCACGCCTTTGCAGGCCTTCGTTGGCCGTACCAAACTCGGTCAACAACCGTGACTCGCACTCCGCGGGGTAACGGTCGCCGGGCTCCTCATCGACCTCGTACGGCGTGAGCAGCAACAGGGCACACCATGTCCACTGGAGCGCCGCCACAGCCAACAGAGCGATACCCCAGGCGCGTATCCGCCGGGCCGAGTCGCGGAAGTCGAGGTCGTACTCACGTGATCGCATGGCAGACGAATCTAGCAGCGGGGTTATCGCAGCTAGGCGGGCGCCCGCCAGGCTCCTCCCTGAGTCCGTCTCACGTGACGTTGTCTCTGGCGTGCGAACCGAACAAGGTCAGGCGAGACGGAGGCAAGGTGTCATGAGACGAGACACAGGGTCTTCGTGAGGTCAGTACGGCCGCGGGATCTCGTGCTCTTCCCAGTGCCGCGGTGTAGCGCGTCAGGAGCGCGTCGAGGTCGGCCAGCAGGAGGCCAGCGGTTTCCCGGGCCCCGGCCACATCGCCCTGGTCGAAGGCTTCCACCACTTCGGCAACGTCGCTGCGGAGGATGGAGAGAGAGTCACCCTGGATCAGTACACCGGGAAATCGGCGGCCGGGCCGGCGCACCACAGCGTTGTTGCCACCGTCCGTGAACAGCTCAGCCTCGACTCGTTCCACTATGGCATCCAACCTGACATCACCGTCTGACTGTGAGGATGCCGATGGCGCCGCCCCGGGGGTCTGACTCGCTGGCACAGACGCGACCGCACGGTGCTCGCCAACTAAAATCGAACAGACGTACCATTCTGGTGTGGCTGAAACGTACGACTTCCCCGACGATCTCCGTGCCGCGCAGTTCGACCTGCACCGGACGCGTGCTGAGTACGCGGCGCTGTGTCGTACCTTGCCCTGGTCGGTGACCCCGGAGCCCGGCTGGACGAGCGAGAAGCACGTACTCGGCGACCGAGTCGTGTCCTTTCCCGACAGCCCCGGCTACACCACGGAACAGACAGCGGAGGTAGAGCGGCTGCGCCGGCGGCTGCTCGATCTGTCGGTCACGGTGAGCACGCATCCGTACTGGGCGACCCTGACGGCGGACGTGGTCGATGCGCGGATGGCTCTCAAGCACGCCCATCAGCAGGCCGAGGACAAGGCGGCGTAGACCGTCATGGCCGAGCGCCCACCATCGCGGCTGGAACTTCTGCGCTTCCTGGAGCGGGTCCAGCTTCAACAGCACCAGCAGACAAAACGCTGGCTGGAGCAAGAGGAGGACCGAGCCCTGCGTGCTGCCCACGTTCCGCCACCACTGCCGGAGTGGAAGATCGAGATGAGCCGCGGCGGGCGACACGCCATCGCCGTCCATACCGGGGACTGCACGCACGGCGGCGCACCGCGGGCCAATCCGATCAGCCGCGAGCAGGCACTCGCCGCAGTCGCCGCGCACGTCGAACCCTGCACGATCTGCCGCCCCGACCGAGACCTCGGAACGTTGTGACCGGCCACCCGCCGCAGCCCGGAGACATGAGAAGCGCACCGATCGTTGTGCACCGGATCTCCGCAACCGTCGGCCGGCGAGTCACCGTGCGGGACCGGATCATGGGCCTGGCCCACTCCGACCGGGACCTACTGGAGTTCCTCCGCCAAGCAGGCCTGCCCGACGCTGAGGAGCTCCTGGACGACCCGACTTGGGTCGAGTGGGGTGGCGGCAGGGCGCACGAGTACAAGCCGGACGATCCTCCGAGCTGAGCGCCGTCCCCTTGGCCCACACACGAAACCGCCGCCGTCTCAGTTTCCGTCTCCTTCAGCCGCGTTCACCATCGTTCAGACGCGACCCAGTCCAAGTCCCGCTGCACCAGTCGCACCGCCATGGCCCCAGGTGAACGACCCTGGACATGCCCCTCAGCGACACCAACAGACTTGAAAAGCTTCGATGCCGTGTGGTCGACAGCCGAGCCGGTAGAGGGAGAGTGAGCCATGGCACGGACCGAGTACTTCGACGACCCCAATGCCCCCAAGCCGAACAGTTTGGTTGTCGCAGCGTCCGCAGACGTGACCGACGAGACGGGGCGCATCCTTCTCCAACGACGCCGTGACAACGAACTCTGGGCACTGCCCGGCGGCGGCATAGACATGAGCGATTCGCTGCCCGGCACGGCTGTACGGGAGGTCAAAGAAGAGACGGGCCTCGATGTGGAGATCACGGGTCTTGTCGGCACGTACACGGACCCCCGCCACGTGATCGCCTACACGGACGGCGAGGTGCGCCGTCAGTCCAACGTCTGCTTCACGGCACGCGTGGTTGGCGGTCGACTCGCCATCTCTGACGAGTCCACGGAACTACGGTTCGTGTCGCCGGAGGAGCTCGAAGCGCTGCCCATGCACCACACACAGCGGCTGCGGATCCAGCACTTTCTGGAGCACCGAGAGCGGCCGTACCTCGGCTAGTGAAAACGTGCGGCGCAGTAGCGAGGCCACCGAGCAAAACGAGCTGCGGCTACGCCACCGGACGCTCACGTATCGAGTGGACGTCCGCCGGCGACAACGCCCTCTCGCTCCTACCGGGCCAGAGCCATGGCGAGCTCAGATCAAGCCTCCCGCATGCACACCATTCGCCGGTCCAGTACGGAAGCATGGTCGGCATGCTGAATGAACGGATCACTGCACGCGAGAGCCAGTCATGAAAGACGAGACGCAGTCGGCCGAGACGCGAAGACTCTCGGTTTTCCGGTCCCTCTGGTCCGGCACCCGGTCTGGGGGCCAGGTCGACGCTGACGCTGCCCGCACCGTCGTCATGCCGGTCATGGGCGTGGTGCCTCCACTTCAGCAAGTCCTACGACGCCTCACCATGGCCCTGGGCGTGCTGCTGGCGACAGTGGCCATCGTCTACGTCGATCGCGGCGGCTACCACGACAATGCCAACGACTCGGTTGATCTTCTCGACGCCTTTTACTACGCGACAGTCACCCTCTCCACCACCGGATACGGCGACATCGTTCCGCATAGCGATAGCGCACGCCTGACCAACATCCTTCTCATCACTCCGTTGCGCGTGCTCTTCCTGATCATCTTGGTTGGCACCACCCTCGAAGTGCTCACCGAACGAACGCGGCAGCAGGCTCGCGTTCACCGTTGGAAGAGCCGCACCCAAGGCCACGTGGTCGTCGTCGGCTATGGCACCAAGGGTCGTCACGCCATCGCGACGCTGCTCGGCCAGGGAACCCCCAAAGACAAGATCGTCATCATCGACCCTCAGCAGAAGGCGGTGAGAGCCGCCAGCAGTGACGGCTTCGTAGCGGTCCTTGGGGACGCGACACGCTCCGAAACACTGCTGCAAGCAGAGGTGCCGCGCGCCGCACAAGTGATCATCGCTCCCGAGCGGGACGACACAGCCACTTTGGTCACTCTCACCGCGAGACAGCTCAATAGGCGAGCCGCCATCGTCGCAGCTGTCCGGGAAGACGAGAACGTACCGCTGATCAAGCAGAGTGGAGCCGATGCCGTAGTAACCAGCTCCAGTTCGGCCGGGCGGCTTCTCGGGCTTTCCACCATCAAGCCTTATGTGGGCACGGTGTTGGAAGACCTGATGACTTATGGC
It includes:
- a CDS encoding TrkA family potassium uptake protein, which codes for MPVMGVVPPLQQVLRRLTMALGVLLATVAIVYVDRGGYHDNANDSVDLLDAFYYATVTLSTTGYGDIVPHSDSARLTNILLITPLRVLFLIILVGTTLEVLTERTRQQARVHRWKSRTQGHVVVVGYGTKGRHAIATLLGQGTPKDKIVIIDPQQKAVRAASSDGFVAVLGDATRSETLLQAEVPRAAQVIIAPERDDTATLVTLTARQLNRRAAIVAAVREDENVPLIKQSGADAVVTSSSSAGRLLGLSTIKPYVGTVLEDLMTYGSGLDLSERPVTDEETGRSPRECTDQVVAVVRRREVLGYDHPDAATLRPGDRVITVTRTKSRG
- a CDS encoding NUDIX domain-containing protein — translated: MARTEYFDDPNAPKPNSLVVAASADVTDETGRILLQRRRDNELWALPGGGIDMSDSLPGTAVREVKEETGLDVEITGLVGTYTDPRHVIAYTDGEVRRQSNVCFTARVVGGRLAISDESTELRFVSPEELEALPMHHTQRLRIQHFLEHRERPYLG
- a CDS encoding NAD(P)H-quinone oxidoreductase, whose protein sequence is MYAITIPEPGGSEALVWAEVPDPVPGEGEVLVEVVASAVNRADLLQRQGFYDPPPGASPYPGLECSGRIAALGQGVSGWAVGDEVCALLAGGGYAEKVAVPAGQLLPVPEGMDLVTAAALPEVTATVWSNVFMIAHLRPGETLLVHGGASGIGTMAIQLAKAVGARVAVTAGGPEKLARCAELGADILIDYREQDFVEELRKATEGAGADVILDIVGAKYLDRNVQALAVNGRLAVIGLQGGVKGELNLAALLGKRAAVTATSLRARPLGEKAAIVAAVREHVWPLIAGGRVRAVVDRKLGMADAGEGHRVLEAGANVGKVLLVAPAGG
- a CDS encoding DUF6233 domain-containing protein, coding for MAERPPSRLELLRFLERVQLQQHQQTKRWLEQEEDRALRAAHVPPPLPEWKIEMSRGGRHAIAVHTGDCTHGGAPRANPISREQALAAVAAHVEPCTICRPDRDLGTL
- a CDS encoding replication initiator, producing the protein MRRHYHDPPPPWATTDALTTAVRTAARAVTVHTPYSPATGEHALRWGAQFDARPLRAFDDGDGLADDAVAAYVAKYVTKGAADTATGTDYRLTSADDIETSPVSSHLRSLTHACWRLGGLPEFAPPAAPGLGPHPRIPRPHPHQIPRLIHDVRRASCRPSGAPEAGRNARHSRQCHHCQLALHRFRAHRRRCPHRCGDR